A single window of Achromobacter xylosoxidans DNA harbors:
- the rfaE1 gene encoding D-glycero-beta-D-manno-heptose-7-phosphate kinase, which yields MSQFPVESISHSRVLVVGDVMLDRYWFGEVERISPEAPVPVVRVARREDRLGGAANVARNVAALGGHVTLVGVLGEDEAGDSVRRLAAEAGVQADLITDRSLHTTLKMRVLGRQQQLLRVDFEQHPQQEALDSIDAALARHLANHDIVVLSDYAKGVLARVESLIGLARSAGIPVLVDPKGDDYSRYRGATLVTPNRSEMQQAVGRWNSESELTDRAQRLRADLDLEALLVTRSEQGMTLFTDTGREHIDAQAHEVFDVSGAGDTVLATLAVSRAIGLPWKDAMGWANRAGGIAVGKLGTSVVTAAELAGELS from the coding sequence ATGAGCCAATTTCCCGTCGAATCCATTTCGCATAGCCGGGTGCTCGTGGTGGGCGACGTCATGCTGGACCGCTACTGGTTCGGCGAGGTGGAGCGAATTTCGCCTGAAGCGCCGGTGCCGGTGGTGCGCGTGGCGCGCCGCGAGGATCGCCTGGGCGGCGCGGCCAACGTGGCGCGCAACGTCGCGGCATTGGGCGGCCACGTCACCCTGGTCGGCGTGCTGGGCGAAGACGAGGCGGGTGACAGCGTGCGGCGCCTGGCCGCGGAGGCCGGCGTCCAGGCCGACCTGATCACCGACCGCAGCCTGCATACCACGCTCAAGATGCGGGTGTTGGGTCGCCAGCAGCAACTGCTGCGGGTCGACTTCGAGCAGCATCCGCAGCAGGAGGCGCTCGACAGCATCGACGCCGCATTGGCGCGCCACCTCGCCAATCACGATATCGTGGTGCTGTCCGACTATGCCAAGGGGGTGCTGGCACGGGTCGAATCGCTGATCGGCCTGGCCCGCAGCGCGGGGATCCCCGTGCTGGTCGATCCCAAGGGGGACGATTACTCCCGTTACCGTGGCGCCACGCTGGTCACGCCCAACCGCTCGGAAATGCAGCAGGCCGTGGGCCGCTGGAATAGCGAATCCGAACTGACCGACCGCGCGCAGCGCCTGCGCGCCGACCTGGATCTGGAAGCCCTGCTCGTGACGCGTTCGGAGCAGGGCATGACTTTGTTTACCGACACGGGCCGCGAGCACATCGACGCGCAGGCTCACGAGGTGTTCGACGTGTCCGGCGCGGGCGATACCGTGCTGGCGACGCTGGCCGTCTCGCGCGCCATCGGCCTGCCATGGAAAGATGCCATGGGCTGGGCCAACCGGGCCGGCGGCATCGCCGTGGGCAAGCTGGGCACGTCCGTCGTCACCGCCGCCGAACTGGCAGGAGAACTCTCATGA
- the rfaD gene encoding ADP-glyceromanno-heptose 6-epimerase has translation MIVVTGAAGFIGSNLVRGLNRRGIVDIIAVDDLTEGDKFVNLVDCKIADYLDKDDFRRRVADGSLPEIRAVLHQGACSDTTERNGRYMLDNNYRVTLELFEFCQARRIPFLYASSAAVYGGSSVYVEDPANEGPLNVYGYSKLLFDQVLRQRMDSLTAQVVGLRYFNVYGPHEQHKGRMASVAFHNMNQFLEHGHVRLFAGWDGYVDGGQSRDFISVEDVVAVNLHFLDHPEQSGIFNCGTGRAQPFNDVAAAVVNTLRAERGEAQLTLAQLVELDLIRYIPFPDDLKGRYQSYTQADVSRLRAAGFSAPMRDVQTGVSEYVRYWRARK, from the coding sequence ATGATCGTCGTTACCGGAGCCGCGGGCTTCATTGGCAGCAACCTAGTGCGTGGCCTGAATCGCCGCGGCATCGTGGACATCATCGCGGTGGATGACCTGACCGAAGGCGACAAGTTCGTCAACCTGGTCGATTGCAAGATCGCCGACTACCTCGACAAGGACGACTTCCGCCGCCGCGTCGCCGATGGCAGCCTGCCGGAAATCCGCGCGGTGCTGCACCAGGGCGCCTGCTCGGACACCACCGAGCGCAACGGCCGCTACATGCTCGACAACAACTACCGCGTCACGCTGGAACTGTTCGAGTTCTGCCAGGCGCGCCGCATCCCGTTCCTGTATGCCTCGTCGGCCGCGGTCTATGGCGGCTCGTCGGTCTACGTGGAAGACCCCGCCAACGAGGGCCCGCTCAACGTCTACGGCTATTCCAAGCTGCTGTTCGACCAGGTGTTGCGCCAGCGCATGGACAGCCTGACCGCGCAGGTCGTGGGCCTGCGCTACTTCAACGTCTACGGCCCGCACGAACAGCACAAGGGCCGCATGGCCTCGGTGGCCTTCCACAACATGAACCAGTTCCTGGAACATGGCCATGTGCGCCTGTTCGCCGGTTGGGACGGCTATGTGGACGGCGGCCAGAGCCGCGACTTCATTTCGGTGGAGGACGTGGTGGCGGTGAACCTGCACTTCCTCGACCATCCGGAACAGTCGGGCATCTTCAACTGCGGCACCGGCCGCGCCCAGCCGTTCAACGACGTCGCGGCGGCCGTGGTCAACACGCTGCGCGCCGAGCGCGGCGAAGCGCAACTGACGCTGGCGCAACTGGTGGAACTGGACCTGATCCGCTACATCCCGTTCCCCGACGACCTGAAAGGCCGCTACCAAAGCTACACCCAGGCCGACGTGAGCCGCTTGCGCGCCGCCGGTTTCAGCGCGCCCATGCGCGACGTGCAGACCGGCGTGTCCGAGTACGTGCGCTACTGGCGCGCCCGCAAGTAG
- a CDS encoding ComEA family DNA-binding protein, which produces MNPFLHSTVARRLPALPWHRPRTATSARAQTGLRQALGVALLAAGVAHAPAQALDLNDATAQQLAGIRGIGPRTAQTIVSERERAGRFESLEDLAERVRGISQKKAQALGAAGLTVGASGAASTAAGAPAKAESAAKPLAPRERGAGTARPGGAGVAAAKAAAAKPTAAGRPAAVSPPRP; this is translated from the coding sequence ATGAATCCCTTCCTGCATTCCACTGTCGCCCGCCGCCTGCCGGCCTTGCCGTGGCACCGCCCGCGTACCGCCACCTCCGCGCGTGCGCAGACCGGCTTGCGCCAGGCGCTGGGCGTCGCCCTGCTGGCGGCCGGCGTGGCGCACGCGCCGGCGCAGGCGCTCGACCTGAATGACGCCACCGCGCAGCAACTCGCGGGCATCCGCGGTATCGGTCCGCGTACCGCGCAGACCATCGTCAGCGAACGTGAGCGCGCCGGCCGGTTCGAATCGCTGGAAGACCTGGCCGAGCGGGTGCGCGGCATCAGCCAGAAAAAGGCCCAGGCCCTCGGGGCGGCCGGCCTGACGGTGGGCGCGTCCGGCGCCGCGTCGACGGCAGCAGGCGCCCCCGCCAAGGCGGAGTCCGCCGCCAAGCCCCTCGCACCACGGGAGCGTGGGGCCGGCACGGCCAGGCCCGGCGGCGCTGGCGTAGCCGCCGCCAAGGCGGCCGCAGCCAAGCCGACGGCGGCGGGCCGACCTGCTGCGGTATCCCCGCCGCGCCCCTGA
- the cysM gene encoding cysteine synthase CysM — MTTTYPTIEQTVGNTPLVRLQRIPGAAGAARGNVILAKLEGNNPAGSVKDRPALSMIRHAEERGDIKPGDTLIEATSGNTGIALAMAAAMRGYRMILIMPDNLSVERRAAMTAYGAELILTPADKGGMEYARDLATEMQADGRGVVLDQFANPDNPRAHIETTGPEIWTQTEGRVTHFVSAMGTTGTIMGVSTYLKSRNPAVQVVGAQPAEGSSIPGIRKWPEAYLPKIFDRSRVDAYESIEQAEAEVMARRLAAEEGIFGGISSAGALVAALRVAERVNDATIVFIVCDRGDRYLSTGVFNA, encoded by the coding sequence ATGACTACTACCTATCCCACTATCGAGCAGACCGTCGGCAATACGCCGCTGGTGCGCCTGCAGCGCATTCCCGGAGCCGCCGGTGCGGCCCGAGGCAACGTCATCCTGGCCAAGCTGGAAGGCAATAACCCCGCCGGTTCGGTCAAGGATCGGCCGGCGCTGTCCATGATCAGGCATGCCGAGGAGCGCGGCGACATCAAGCCGGGCGACACGCTGATCGAGGCGACCAGCGGCAACACCGGCATCGCGCTGGCCATGGCGGCCGCCATGCGTGGCTACCGCATGATCCTGATCATGCCCGACAACCTGTCGGTGGAACGGCGCGCGGCCATGACGGCCTATGGCGCCGAGCTGATCCTGACGCCGGCCGACAAGGGCGGCATGGAATACGCCCGCGATCTGGCCACCGAAATGCAGGCGGACGGCCGCGGCGTGGTGCTGGACCAGTTTGCCAACCCGGACAATCCGCGCGCGCATATCGAGACCACCGGTCCGGAAATCTGGACGCAGACCGAAGGCCGCGTCACGCACTTCGTCAGCGCCATGGGCACGACCGGCACCATCATGGGCGTGTCCACCTATCTGAAGTCGCGCAACCCGGCGGTGCAGGTGGTGGGCGCGCAGCCGGCCGAGGGGTCGTCGATTCCCGGCATCCGCAAGTGGCCCGAGGCCTACCTGCCCAAGATCTTCGACCGCAGCCGAGTGGACGCCTACGAATCGATCGAGCAGGCCGAGGCCGAGGTCATGGCGCGCCGCCTGGCGGCCGAAGAGGGCATCTTCGGCGGCATTTCGTCGGCCGGCGCGCTGGTCGCGGCCTTGCGCGTGGCCGAGCGCGTCAATGACGCGACCATCGTGTTCATCGTCTGCGATCGCGGCGACCGCTACCTGTCCACGGGCGTTTTCAACGCCTGA
- a CDS encoding Bug family tripartite tricarboxylate transporter substrate binding protein gives MNKRTLLAAACSAIAIGALPLAGAQAQDAYPDKPIRVIMPWAAGGPTDVVGRVIAVRMGEILGQPLVIESRPGASGTIGAAQVARAPADGYTVLMNPSVQGIYPAQFKSLTFDPIKDFRMVGVLGTVPMVAVVPPDSKFKTFGELIAQAKAQPGSLSFASPGVATLPHLAGELINTTTKASISHVGYRGSSPALTDVAGGHVDLMYAPLAPALPLIQSGKVRPIAVTTKARLAELPDVPTIAENGLPGFDIVTWYGMWVPKDTPEPIVAKLNKVMIEASQSPKVVEALKSQGTLPSTMTYQEAEAFNLAESARWIKVMKDANIQPE, from the coding sequence ATGAACAAGCGCACTTTGCTCGCCGCGGCATGCTCGGCAATCGCCATCGGCGCCCTGCCCCTGGCTGGCGCGCAGGCCCAGGATGCCTATCCCGACAAGCCGATCCGCGTGATCATGCCGTGGGCCGCCGGTGGCCCGACCGACGTGGTGGGCCGCGTGATCGCGGTGCGCATGGGCGAGATCCTGGGCCAGCCGCTGGTGATCGAAAGCCGGCCCGGCGCCAGCGGCACCATCGGCGCCGCCCAGGTGGCGCGCGCGCCGGCCGACGGCTACACCGTGCTGATGAATCCGTCGGTGCAGGGCATCTACCCCGCCCAGTTCAAGAGCCTGACGTTCGACCCGATCAAGGATTTCCGCATGGTCGGCGTGCTGGGCACGGTGCCGATGGTAGCGGTGGTGCCGCCTGATTCGAAGTTCAAGACCTTCGGCGAGCTGATCGCGCAGGCCAAGGCCCAACCGGGCTCGTTGAGCTTCGCCTCGCCCGGCGTGGCCACCCTGCCGCACCTGGCCGGCGAGCTGATCAACACCACCACCAAGGCGTCCATCTCGCACGTCGGCTACCGTGGCAGCAGCCCGGCCCTGACCGACGTCGCCGGCGGCCACGTCGACCTGATGTACGCGCCGCTGGCCCCCGCCCTGCCCCTGATCCAGAGCGGCAAGGTGCGCCCGATCGCCGTCACCACCAAGGCCCGCCTGGCCGAACTGCCCGACGTGCCGACCATCGCCGAAAACGGCCTGCCCGGTTTCGACATCGTCACCTGGTACGGCATGTGGGTGCCCAAGGATACGCCCGAGCCCATCGTCGCCAAGCTCAACAAGGTCATGATCGAGGCCTCGCAATCGCCCAAGGTGGTCGAGGCGCTGAAGTCGCAGGGCACCCTGCCCAGCACCATGACCTACCAGGAAGCCGAAGCCTTCAACCTGGCCGAAAGCGCGCGCTGGATCAAGGTCATGAAGGACGCCAACATCCAGCCCGAATAG
- a CDS encoding IclR family transcriptional regulator gives MDVKTAARVLDVLNLFAEAQKPLLYSEIAAQMEIPLSSCHGLLKTMVARGYLYEIGKKHGYYPTQKLIHVATLICRSDPLNAVIEPVLARVRDLTGETALLAKLADDKVVYLIVAESKQTIRFSHQAGGFKAVHATSSGKALLSVLSEDERQKWFKTYPGFASYTETTLTSQAAFERDLQAGIQRGWQRSLGENVEDVMSISLGFKAYEQPFAIVVAGPLGRMQKNEATTGQQLKEVKALLYAALPSANLTFVGEDSR, from the coding sequence ATGGATGTGAAAACAGCCGCACGAGTCTTGGATGTTCTGAACCTCTTCGCCGAGGCGCAGAAGCCATTGCTGTACAGCGAGATCGCCGCGCAGATGGAGATTCCGCTGTCCAGTTGCCATGGCCTGCTCAAGACCATGGTGGCGCGCGGCTATCTCTACGAGATCGGCAAGAAACACGGCTATTACCCGACGCAGAAGCTGATCCACGTCGCCACCCTGATCTGCCGCAGCGACCCGCTGAACGCGGTGATCGAGCCGGTGCTGGCACGGGTGCGCGACCTGACCGGCGAAACCGCCCTGCTGGCCAAGCTGGCGGACGACAAGGTGGTCTATCTGATCGTCGCCGAATCCAAGCAGACCATCCGCTTCTCGCACCAGGCGGGCGGATTCAAGGCGGTGCACGCCACCAGCTCGGGCAAGGCCCTGCTATCGGTGCTGTCCGAGGACGAACGCCAGAAGTGGTTCAAGACCTATCCCGGGTTTGCCTCGTACACCGAGACCACCCTCACCAGCCAGGCCGCCTTCGAGCGCGACCTGCAGGCCGGCATCCAGCGCGGCTGGCAACGCTCGCTCGGCGAAAACGTCGAGGACGTGATGTCCATCTCGCTGGGCTTCAAGGCCTATGAACAACCCTTTGCCATCGTGGTGGCCGGCCCCCTGGGGCGCATGCAGAAGAACGAAGCCACCACTGGGCAGCAACTCAAAGAGGTCAAGGCGCTGCTGTACGCGGCCCTGCCCTCGGCCAACCTTACCTTTGTAGGAGAAGACAGCAGATGA
- a CDS encoding cyclase family protein, which produces MRWKNRPEGSNWGDFGPDDQRGCLNYITPANVMKGIQEVREGLSFCLSLPLDYPGGNGVNVRRHPPKLRPTERDGDQYLNFPLGRLRPGCVDVLSDDIVEMSLQYSTQWDSLAHVGALFDANGDGLPERVYYNGYRPNEHVVGPVDYDVDNGFAKTDLGQGGASHAKKLDITQLAESCLQSRGVMVDLARHYGREQKSVGYDDLMRIIEADGIEIEQGDIVLFHTEFGDALLEKQRQPDHHTLHEICAGLDGSDEKLLQWITDSKVAAMASDNHALEIYPTQKPNACCAALPLHHHCIFKLGLPIGEMWYLGALARWLTANGRSRFLLTAPPLNLPGAVGSPATPVATV; this is translated from the coding sequence ATGAGATGGAAGAACCGTCCCGAGGGATCGAACTGGGGGGATTTCGGCCCTGATGACCAACGGGGCTGCCTGAATTACATCACTCCCGCGAACGTGATGAAGGGAATCCAGGAGGTTCGCGAAGGTTTGAGCTTCTGCCTGTCGCTGCCGCTGGACTATCCCGGCGGCAATGGCGTCAACGTGCGCCGCCATCCGCCCAAGCTGCGCCCCACCGAACGCGACGGCGACCAGTACCTGAACTTCCCCTTGGGCCGCCTGCGCCCGGGATGCGTCGACGTGCTGAGCGACGACATTGTCGAGATGAGCCTGCAGTATTCGACCCAGTGGGATTCGCTGGCGCACGTGGGCGCGTTGTTCGACGCCAATGGCGATGGCCTGCCCGAGCGCGTCTACTACAACGGCTACCGTCCCAACGAACACGTGGTCGGCCCGGTGGACTACGACGTCGACAACGGCTTCGCCAAGACCGACCTGGGCCAGGGCGGCGCCTCCCATGCCAAGAAACTGGACATCACCCAGCTGGCCGAGTCCTGCCTGCAGAGCCGCGGCGTGATGGTCGACCTGGCGCGCCACTATGGACGCGAGCAGAAGTCGGTGGGCTACGACGATCTGATGCGCATCATCGAGGCCGATGGCATCGAGATCGAGCAGGGCGATATCGTGCTGTTCCACACGGAATTCGGCGATGCGCTGCTGGAGAAGCAGCGCCAGCCGGATCACCACACCCTGCATGAGATCTGCGCCGGGCTGGATGGCAGCGACGAGAAGCTGCTGCAGTGGATCACCGATTCCAAGGTGGCCGCCATGGCGTCGGACAACCACGCGCTGGAAATCTACCCGACGCAGAAGCCGAACGCGTGCTGCGCGGCATTGCCGCTGCACCACCACTGCATTTTCAAGCTCGGCCTGCCGATCGGCGAGATGTGGTATCTGGGCGCGCTGGCCCGCTGGCTGACCGCCAACGGCCGCAGCCGCTTCCTCCTGACCGCGCCGCCGCTGAATCTGCCGGGCGCGGTGGGTTCGCCCGCCACGCCGGTGGCCACGGTCTGA
- the mltB gene encoding lytic murein transglycosylase B yields the protein MFICRRLLQLGTLSALLAGCSTTAPTAPNPAAGQPPAATTGTTPIRIGPSTPTLGSEPADDGPAALTPSGALRPEVRAFVEGLAAERDLPLKPMVAALESARYNATVARLIAPSPPGKKIWRSWLTYRSRFVEPKRIGWGVEFYNEHRDQLNQAAQRFGVPAPIIASIIGVETLYGRNMGNFRVLDALTTLAFDYPDPAKPERATMFRGQLADFLTLAMKGKLDMETRGSYAGAIGMPQFMPTSIKHYAVDGDDSGHIDLTNNTRDAIMSVGSFLSQHGWQRGLPVFAPVTLPADPTALVDGGLEPKQTWGTLTAAGARLQPGASANGWSSQPMGVVDLVEEARGTAQYRVGTPNFFALTKYNRSYFYATAVADLASEIEARVGR from the coding sequence ATGTTCATCTGTCGGCGATTACTGCAACTCGGCACGCTTTCGGCCCTGCTGGCCGGGTGCTCCACCACCGCTCCCACCGCCCCCAATCCAGCCGCCGGCCAGCCGCCGGCGGCCACCACCGGCACCACCCCCATCCGCATCGGACCCAGTACGCCGACACTCGGCTCCGAACCCGCCGATGACGGCCCGGCCGCCCTGACGCCCAGCGGCGCCCTGCGGCCGGAGGTGCGCGCTTTCGTCGAAGGCCTTGCCGCCGAACGCGACCTGCCGCTCAAGCCCATGGTCGCGGCGCTCGAAAGCGCGCGCTACAACGCCACCGTGGCGCGGCTGATCGCGCCCTCGCCGCCCGGCAAGAAAATCTGGCGCAGCTGGCTGACCTACCGCTCGCGCTTCGTCGAGCCCAAGCGCATCGGCTGGGGCGTGGAGTTCTACAACGAACATCGCGACCAGCTCAACCAGGCGGCGCAACGCTTCGGCGTGCCGGCCCCGATCATTGCGTCGATCATCGGCGTTGAAACACTGTATGGCCGCAACATGGGCAACTTCCGCGTGCTGGACGCGCTCACCACGCTGGCCTTCGACTATCCGGATCCCGCCAAGCCCGAGCGCGCCACCATGTTCCGCGGCCAATTGGCCGACTTCCTGACGCTGGCGATGAAAGGCAAGCTGGACATGGAAACCCGCGGCTCGTATGCCGGCGCCATCGGCATGCCGCAATTCATGCCCACCAGCATCAAGCACTACGCGGTGGATGGGGACGACAGCGGCCACATCGACCTGACCAACAACACCCGCGACGCCATCATGTCGGTGGGCAGTTTCCTCTCGCAGCACGGCTGGCAACGCGGCCTGCCGGTGTTCGCGCCGGTGACTCTGCCGGCCGATCCCACCGCCCTGGTGGATGGCGGACTGGAACCCAAGCAGACCTGGGGCACGCTGACCGCGGCCGGCGCGCGCCTGCAGCCGGGCGCCTCGGCCAATGGCTGGAGCAGCCAGCCCATGGGCGTCGTCGACCTGGTGGAGGAAGCCCGCGGCACCGCCCAGTACCGCGTCGGCACGCCCAACTTCTTCGCGCTGACGAAATACAACCGCAGCTACTTCTACGCCACCGCGGTGGCCGACCTGGCCAGCGAAATCGAGGCGCGCGTCGGCCGCTGA
- a CDS encoding histone deacetylase family protein: METMYLTHPACRLHEMGSWHPESPQRLDAISDQLLASGLMPYLDDRQAPQASRHDVLRVHTVQYLDSLREHTPEHGYYPIDPDTLMNPHTYEAALYAAGAGVAAVDAVMGGEARTAFCAVRPPGHHACRSQAMGFCFLNNVAIAARHAMEFHGLSRVAIVDFDVHHGNGTEDVFAGDERVLMCSIFQHPFFPNSGTEQPAANMVNVPVAAYTAGAAVRTIVTDTWLPRLEAHRPELILISAGFDAHREDDMGQMGLVEADYAWITEQLVDVAERHCQGRIVSTLEGGYNLSALGRSVVAHIRALAKL; the protein is encoded by the coding sequence ATGGAGACCATGTATCTTACCCACCCGGCATGCCGCTTGCATGAAATGGGCAGTTGGCATCCGGAGAGCCCGCAGAGGCTGGACGCCATTTCCGACCAATTGCTTGCCAGCGGCTTGATGCCCTATCTGGATGACCGGCAGGCGCCGCAGGCGTCCCGCCATGACGTGCTGCGGGTGCACACTGTCCAGTACCTGGACAGTCTGCGCGAGCATACGCCGGAACACGGGTATTACCCGATAGATCCGGACACCCTGATGAACCCCCATACCTACGAAGCCGCGCTGTACGCGGCGGGCGCGGGCGTGGCGGCCGTTGACGCGGTGATGGGGGGCGAGGCCCGCACGGCTTTTTGTGCGGTGCGTCCGCCCGGGCACCATGCCTGCCGTTCGCAGGCCATGGGCTTCTGCTTTCTGAACAACGTGGCCATCGCGGCCCGCCACGCCATGGAGTTCCACGGCCTGTCGCGGGTGGCCATCGTCGACTTCGACGTGCACCACGGCAACGGCACCGAGGACGTCTTCGCCGGCGACGAGCGGGTGCTGATGTGCAGCATTTTCCAGCACCCGTTCTTTCCCAACAGCGGCACCGAGCAGCCGGCGGCCAACATGGTCAATGTGCCGGTGGCGGCCTATACGGCGGGCGCCGCCGTGCGCACCATCGTCACCGACACCTGGCTGCCGCGACTCGAGGCGCACCGCCCCGAACTCATTCTGATTTCGGCGGGTTTCGATGCCCATCGCGAGGACGACATGGGTCAAATGGGGCTGGTGGAGGCCGATTATGCATGGATCACCGAGCAGCTCGTGGACGTGGCCGAACGCCACTGCCAGGGCCGGATCGTCAGCACGCTCGAAGGCGGTTACAACCTGTCCGCCCTGGGCCGCAGCGTCGTGGCCCATATACGGGCGCTGGCGAAGCTGTAG
- a CDS encoding electron transfer flavoprotein subunit beta/FixA family protein — MKVLVPVKRVVDYNVKVRVKSDQTGVDIANVKMSMNPFDEIAVEEATRLKEKGAVAEVVAVSCGVAQCQETLRTAMAIGADRGVLVQTDAELQPLAVAKLLKALVDKEQPQLVILGKQAIDDDANQTGQMLAALLDWPQATFASKVELADGKATVTREVDGGLETLTLKLPAIITTDLRLNEPRYVTLPNIMKAKKKQLDTVTPEELGVDPAPRLKTLKVSEPPARKAGIKVADVAALVDKLKNEAKVV, encoded by the coding sequence ATGAAGGTGTTGGTACCTGTCAAGCGCGTCGTTGACTACAACGTCAAGGTGCGCGTCAAGTCTGATCAGACCGGCGTGGATATCGCCAATGTGAAGATGTCGATGAACCCCTTTGACGAGATCGCCGTCGAGGAAGCCACCCGCCTGAAGGAAAAGGGCGCCGTGGCCGAAGTCGTGGCGGTTTCTTGCGGCGTTGCGCAATGCCAGGAAACGCTGCGCACCGCCATGGCCATCGGCGCCGACCGCGGCGTGCTGGTCCAGACCGACGCCGAACTGCAACCGCTGGCCGTGGCCAAGCTGCTCAAGGCGCTGGTCGACAAGGAACAGCCGCAGCTGGTGATCCTGGGCAAGCAGGCCATCGATGACGACGCCAACCAGACCGGCCAGATGCTGGCCGCGCTGCTGGACTGGCCGCAAGCCACGTTCGCCAGCAAGGTCGAGCTGGCCGATGGCAAGGCCACCGTCACGCGTGAAGTGGACGGCGGCCTGGAAACGCTGACGCTCAAGCTGCCGGCCATCATCACCACCGACCTGCGCCTGAACGAGCCGCGCTACGTCACGCTGCCGAACATCATGAAGGCCAAGAAGAAGCAGCTGGACACCGTCACCCCCGAAGAACTGGGTGTCGATCCGGCGCCGCGCCTGAAGACGCTCAAGGTCAGCGAGCCGCCCGCTCGCAAGGCCGGCATCAAGGTGGCCGATGTCGCGGCCCTGGTGGATAAACTCAAGAACGAAGCGAAGGTGGTTTGA
- a CDS encoding electron transfer flavoprotein subunit alpha/FixB family protein codes for MTTLVIAEHDNAQLKGATLNAVAAAAKIGGDVHVLVAGANARAVADQAAQAAGVAKVLLADAPQLADGLAENVAAQVLAVASGYSHILFPATASGKNVAPRVAAKLDVAQISDIIGVESADTFQRPIYAGNAIATVQSADPVKVITVRTTGFDAVAAQGGSAAVEDVAAVADSGLSSFVGREVAKSDRPELAGARVVVSGGRGLGSAENFKILDPLADKLGAALGASRAAVDAGYAPNDWQVGQTGKIVAPQLYVAVGISGAIQHLAGMKDSKVIVAINKDPEAPIFGVADYGLVGDLFQVVPELTGAL; via the coding sequence ATGACGACGCTGGTTATTGCCGAACACGATAACGCCCAGCTCAAGGGCGCAACCCTGAACGCCGTCGCCGCCGCCGCCAAGATCGGAGGCGACGTCCACGTGCTGGTCGCCGGCGCCAATGCCCGCGCCGTGGCCGACCAGGCCGCGCAGGCGGCCGGCGTGGCCAAGGTGCTGCTGGCCGACGCGCCGCAACTGGCCGACGGCCTGGCCGAGAACGTCGCCGCCCAGGTGCTGGCCGTGGCCTCGGGCTACAGCCACATCCTGTTCCCGGCCACCGCCTCGGGCAAGAACGTCGCGCCGCGCGTTGCCGCCAAGCTCGACGTCGCCCAGATCTCCGACATCATCGGCGTGGAATCCGCCGATACCTTCCAGCGCCCCATCTACGCCGGCAACGCCATCGCCACCGTGCAATCGGCCGATCCGGTCAAGGTCATCACCGTGCGTACCACCGGCTTTGACGCCGTGGCCGCGCAGGGTGGCTCGGCCGCCGTGGAAGACGTCGCCGCCGTGGCCGATTCCGGCCTGTCGAGCTTCGTCGGCCGCGAAGTCGCCAAGAGCGACCGTCCGGAACTGGCCGGCGCCCGCGTGGTCGTGTCCGGCGGCCGTGGCCTGGGCAGCGCCGAGAACTTCAAGATCCTGGATCCGCTGGCCGACAAGCTCGGCGCCGCCCTGGGCGCCTCGCGCGCCGCGGTCGACGCCGGCTACGCGCCCAACGATTGGCAGGTCGGCCAGACCGGCAAGATCGTCGCGCCGCAGTTGTACGTGGCCGTCGGTATCTCGGGCGCCATCCAGCACCTGGCCGGCATGAAGGATTCCAAGGTCATCGTCGCCATCAACAAGGATCCCGAAGCGCCGATTTTCGGCGTGGCCGATTATGGCCTGGTGGGTGATCTGTTCCAGGTGGTGCCCGAACTGACCGGCGCGCTGTAA